In one Dama dama isolate Ldn47 chromosome 5, ASM3311817v1, whole genome shotgun sequence genomic region, the following are encoded:
- the RPLP0 gene encoding large ribosomal subunit protein uL10 has translation MPREDRATWKSNYFLKIIQLLDDYPKCFIVGADNVGSKQMQQIRMSLRGKAVVLMGKNTMMRKAIRGHLENNPALEKLLPHIRGNVGFVFTKEDLTEIRDMLLANKVPAAARAGAIAPCEVTVPAQNTGLGPEKTSFFQALGITTKISRGTIEILSDVQLIKTGDKVGASEATLLNMLNISPFSFGLVIQQVFDNGSIYNPEVLDITEETLHSRFLEGVRNVASVCLQIGYPTVASVPHSIINGYKRVLALSVETDYTFPLAEKVKAFLADPSAFVAAAPVAAATTAAPAAATAAPAKVEAKEESEESDEDMGFGLFD, from the exons ATGCCCAGGGAAGACAGGGCGACCTGGAAGTCCAACTACTTCCTTAAGATCATC CAACTTCTGGATGATTATCCAAAATGCTTCATTGTGGGAGCAGACAACGTGGGCTCCAAGCAGATGCAGCAGATCCGCATGTCTCTCCGCGGGAAGGCGGTGGTGCTGATGGGCAAGAACACGATGATGCGCAAGGCCATCCGAGGGCATCTGGAAAACAACCCAGCTCTGGAGAA ACTGTTGCCTCACATCCGGGGGAACGTGGGCTTCGTGTTCACCAAGGAGGACCTTACTGAGATCAGGGACATGCTGCTGGCCAACAAG GTGCCAGCTGCCGCCCGTGCTGGTGCCATAGCGCCGTGTGAAGTCACTGTGCCGGCCCAGAACACTGGTCTGGGGCCCGAGAAGACCTCCTTCTTCCAGGCTTTAGGCATCACCACCAAGATCTCCAGGGGCACCATTGAAATCCTG AGCGATGTGCAGCTGATTAAGACCGGAGACAAGGTGGGCGCCAGCGAAGCCACACTGCTGAACATGCTGAacatctcccccttctccttcggGCTGGTCATCCAGCAGGTGTTCGACAATGGCAGCATCTACAACCCTGAAGTGCTTGACATCACAGAGGAAACTCTGCATTCCCGCTTCCTGGAG GGTGTCCGCAATGTTGCCAGTGTATGCCTGCAGATTGGTTACCCGACTGTTGCATCTGTACCCCATTCTATCATCAACGGGTACAAGCGGGTCCTGGCTTTGTCTGTGGAGACTGATTACACCTTCCCACTTGCTGAAAAG GTCAAGGCCTTCTTGGCTGATCCATCCGCATTTGTGGCTGCTGCCCCCGTGGCTGCTGCCACTACTGCTGCCCCTGCCGCCGCCACCGCAGCCCCAGCCAAGGTTGAAGCAAAGGAAGAGTCGGAGGAGTCGGACGAGGATATGGGATTCGGTCTCTTTGACTGA